From one Lycium ferocissimum isolate CSIRO_LF1 chromosome 5, AGI_CSIRO_Lferr_CH_V1, whole genome shotgun sequence genomic stretch:
- the LOC132057848 gene encoding uncharacterized protein LOC132057848 — protein MEEEKKEKCSRKLDFSAPLLSTRRPIEKSLSSSNNIPPQLSLDIFNRVPFSWEQSPGKPKEMVTNIIEIVPPPKLPPCMWHTRKELATSTTISYDEVYDGDIDNDDHDNYEDDARNSIDNHDVFSDALDVFSLGESIDDMIETDHRESNTSTNKEVVEEPYYYKPSVPNFIIQRFLQDAKELAISTALENSRKKLLEDEQNGRPCNFSPKAASCGFDMFIPWKIKPKPCCVKNSVVAASPRMRPQWSNRDKHAPDADPKF, from the coding sequence atggaagaagagaaaaaagaaaaatgctcAAGAAAATTAGATTTCAGTGCTCCTCTTTTATCAACTAGGCGTCCTATTGAAAAATCATTGTCTAGCTCCAATAATATCCCACCTCAACTTTCATTGGATATTTTTAATAGAGTGCCATTTTCTTGGGAGCAAAGTCCTGGAAAACCAAAGGAAATGGTGACAAACATTATTGAAATTGTGCCACCTCCAAAATTGCCACCATGTATGTGGCATACAAGAAAAGAATTAGCTACAAGTACTACTATATCCTATGATGAGGTATACGATGGTGATATCGACAACGATGATCATGACAATTATGAAGATGATGCTAGGAATAGTATTGACAACCATGATGTTTTCTCAGATGCTCTTGATGTTTTTTCGTTAGGGGAGTCGATAGATGACATGATTGAAACAGACCATAGGGAATCAAATACTTCAACAAATAAGGAGGTTGTTGAGGAGCCTTACTATTATAAGCCATCAGTACCAAATTTCATTATACAGAGATTTCTTCAAGATGCAAAGGAACTAGCTATTTCAACTGCCTTGGAAAATAGTAGGAAGAAATTACTAGAGGATGAACAAAATGGAAGACCATGTAATTTTTCTCCAAAGGCAGCATCATGTGGATTTGACATGTTTATTCCATGGAAAATTAAGCCTAAGCCATGTTGTGTGAAGAATTCCGTAGTGGCAGCTTCTCCAAGAATGAGACCTCAATGGAGCAATAGAGACAAACACGCACCAGATGCGGATCCAAAATTTTAA